In the genome of Haemophilus pittmaniae, one region contains:
- a CDS encoding L-serine ammonia-lyase, which translates to MISVFDMFKIGIGPSSSHTVGPMKAGKQFIDDLHAQGCFATTAEIVVDVYGSLSMTGHGHATDTAIIMGLAGYLPHDVDIDLIPKFIEELRTSGRLAIDKGAKTVKFDFDNNMIFHSSFLSLHENGMRITALDESHQVLYQQTYYSIGGGFIVDEAHFNQQQETQEEVPYPYQTAEDILKHCNDTGKMISTIMWENELALHGRPAVEEHLAKVWETMEACIKHGVRTEGILPGPLKVPRRAATLYRLLNANSNLTNDPMQVIDWVNMYALAVNEENAAGGRVVTAPTNGACGIIPAVLSYYGKFIAPLSAEIVGRYLLTAGIIGSLYKMNASISGAEVGCQGEVGVACSMAAAGLAEILGGTPLQVCNAAEIAMEHNLGLTCDPVGGQVQVPCIERNAIAAVKAINASRMALRRTSNPRVSLDKVIETMYETGKDMNAKYRETSTGGLAVKVICD; encoded by the coding sequence ATGATAAGCGTTTTCGATATGTTTAAAATCGGCATCGGTCCATCCAGCTCTCATACGGTTGGGCCGATGAAAGCGGGCAAGCAGTTTATTGATGATCTGCATGCGCAGGGCTGTTTTGCTACAACCGCAGAAATTGTGGTGGATGTGTATGGTTCGTTATCGATGACCGGCCATGGCCACGCCACCGATACCGCCATTATTATGGGATTGGCGGGGTATTTACCACATGATGTGGATATCGATCTCATTCCGAAGTTTATTGAAGAATTACGGACGAGCGGTCGTTTAGCTATTGATAAAGGAGCAAAAACGGTCAAATTTGATTTTGACAACAATATGATCTTTCACAGTTCTTTCTTATCGCTACACGAGAATGGAATGCGCATTACCGCATTAGATGAATCGCATCAAGTGCTTTACCAACAAACCTATTATTCAATTGGTGGCGGCTTTATTGTGGATGAAGCCCATTTCAATCAACAGCAAGAAACACAGGAAGAGGTGCCTTATCCTTATCAAACGGCAGAAGATATTCTGAAGCATTGCAATGACACCGGTAAAATGATTTCCACTATTATGTGGGAAAATGAGTTGGCATTGCATGGTCGTCCCGCGGTGGAAGAGCATTTAGCGAAAGTGTGGGAAACCATGGAAGCCTGTATTAAGCATGGTGTCCGTACAGAAGGTATCTTACCTGGGCCATTGAAGGTACCGCGTCGTGCAGCAACCCTTTATCGTTTACTAAATGCCAATAGCAATCTGACTAACGATCCAATGCAAGTCATTGATTGGGTTAACATGTATGCCTTGGCGGTGAATGAAGAGAATGCGGCCGGAGGACGAGTTGTTACCGCACCGACTAATGGTGCTTGCGGCATTATTCCTGCCGTCTTGTCCTATTATGGTAAATTTATTGCGCCACTATCAGCGGAAATTGTAGGACGTTATTTATTAACGGCAGGAATTATTGGTTCCTTGTACAAAATGAATGCTTCCATCTCCGGTGCGGAAGTTGGTTGTCAAGGCGAAGTCGGGGTGGCTTGCTCGATGGCCGCTGCCGGATTAGCGGAAATTTTAGGTGGTACGCCATTGCAAGTGTGTAATGCCGCAGAAATCGCCATGGAGCACAATTTAGGATTGACTTGCGATCCCGTTGGTGGGCAGGTGCAGGTGCCTTGTATTGAGCGTAATGCAATTGCGGCGGTGAAGGCGATTAACGCTAGCCGTATGGCATTGCGTCGTACTTCTAATCCACGAGTTAGCTTGGATAAGGTCATTGAAACCATGTATGAAACCGGTAAAGACATGAATGCGAAATATCGCGAAACCTCCACCGGTGGTCTTGCGGTTAAAGTGATATGTGACTAA
- a CDS encoding HAAAP family serine/threonine permease translates to MHHSYRARWNKFDFAWVINLFGTAVGAGILFLPITAGMGGFWPLVFMAVIVGPMTYFAHRALAYFVLSSKKPGSDITEVVEEHFGKTAGKLITLLYFFAIFPILLIYGNGITNTVNSFIVNQLHFAEPNRAVLSLVLIAALISVMLFNERVMLKITEWLVYPLVLILLGLSIYLIPNWNLAIVQELPTVQGFFVTLWLTIPVLVFSFNHSPAISSFTLSQQREYQEFEKTEYHIGRTEKGASTMLLAFVMLFVFSCVLTLTPAELMAAKEQNIPILSFLANKFDNPVITYFGPAVAFFAITSSFFGHYLGAREGLEGLYIKLSGKQVNRRKLNIYAAVFFLITLWGVAIINPSILGLIESLGGPIIAMILFIMPMYAIRKVPAMARYQGRFSNIFVVVMGLIAISALLYGLLF, encoded by the coding sequence ATGCATCATTCGTATCGTGCAAGATGGAATAAATTTGATTTTGCCTGGGTTATCAATTTGTTTGGCACCGCGGTAGGCGCAGGCATCTTGTTTTTACCGATTACCGCCGGAATGGGCGGCTTTTGGCCGTTAGTATTTATGGCCGTGATCGTTGGGCCTATGACTTATTTTGCCCACCGTGCTTTGGCGTATTTTGTGCTTTCATCTAAAAAACCAGGTAGCGATATTACCGAAGTAGTCGAAGAGCATTTTGGTAAAACAGCAGGGAAATTGATCACATTACTTTATTTCTTTGCGATTTTTCCAATTTTGCTGATTTATGGTAATGGCATTACCAATACAGTGAATTCCTTTATTGTGAACCAATTACACTTTGCGGAACCGAATCGCGCCGTATTGTCTTTAGTTTTAATTGCTGCACTGATTTCAGTAATGTTATTCAATGAACGCGTGATGTTAAAAATTACCGAGTGGTTGGTTTATCCATTAGTCTTGATTTTATTGGGCCTTTCAATCTACCTCATTCCAAACTGGAATCTCGCAATCGTACAAGAATTGCCAACAGTACAAGGTTTTTTTGTGACCTTATGGTTGACGATCCCTGTGTTGGTATTCTCCTTTAACCATTCACCGGCGATTTCTTCTTTTACTCTTTCCCAGCAACGTGAATATCAGGAATTTGAAAAAACAGAATATCATATTGGCCGTACCGAAAAAGGCGCATCGACAATGTTATTGGCTTTCGTGATGCTCTTTGTATTTAGCTGTGTTTTGACTTTAACTCCAGCAGAATTAATGGCTGCGAAAGAGCAAAATATTCCGATTTTATCGTTCTTGGCGAATAAATTTGATAATCCGGTAATCACTTACTTTGGTCCTGCGGTGGCATTCTTTGCAATTACTAGTTCCTTCTTTGGCCATTACCTGGGGGCTCGTGAAGGTTTGGAAGGCTTATACATTAAATTGAGTGGTAAACAGGTTAATCGTAGAAAATTGAATATCTATGCTGCGGTATTCTTCCTAATTACGCTATGGGGTGTAGCAATCATTAATCCGAGCATTTTAGGTTTGATCGAATCTCTTGGTGGCCCAATCATTGCAATGATTTTGTTCATCATGCCAATGTATGCGATTCGCAAAGTGCCGGCAATGGCTCGTTATCAAGGACGCTTTAGCAATATATTTGTGGTGGTGATGGGATTAATTGCTATCTCTGCACTCTTATATGGATTATTATTCTGA
- the epmA gene encoding elongation factor P--(R)-beta-lysine ligase has product MTKSSQWMPSASIETLLARAKILNEIRRFFSERGLLEVETPTLSEFGVTDLHLSTFSTEFIAPFDAKSKTLWLSTSPEYHMKRLLAAGSGPIFQICKVFRNEEAGSRHNPEFTMLEWYRPHFDMYRLINEVDDLLQQILDCKPAESLSYQFVFQEYLGLDPLSASRAELIEVARKHQFIADDDEDRDTLLQFLFSSVIEPQIGREAPVAVYHFPSSQAALAQLSPEDYRVAERFEFYYQGLELANGFHELTDAAEQQRRFELDNRLREKNGLPTRAIDHRFLAALQAGIPNTSGVALGLDRLIMLALGLNDISQVISFGIENA; this is encoded by the coding sequence ATGACCAAATCCTCCCAATGGATGCCCTCCGCCAGCATCGAAACCTTGTTGGCTCGAGCCAAAATATTGAATGAAATCCGTCGTTTTTTTAGTGAGCGCGGTTTATTGGAAGTTGAGACACCAACCTTAAGTGAGTTTGGTGTTACTGACTTACATCTTTCCACTTTTAGTACCGAATTTATTGCTCCTTTCGATGCAAAATCAAAAACGCTGTGGCTTTCCACCAGCCCTGAATATCATATGAAGCGCTTGTTGGCTGCCGGGAGTGGACCGATTTTTCAAATTTGCAAAGTGTTCCGCAACGAAGAAGCCGGTTCTCGCCATAATCCTGAATTTACGATGTTGGAATGGTATCGGCCGCATTTCGATATGTATCGCTTGATTAATGAAGTGGATGACTTATTGCAACAAATTTTAGATTGCAAACCGGCTGAAAGCCTAAGTTATCAATTTGTTTTTCAAGAATATTTAGGCTTAGATCCGCTTTCTGCAAGCCGAGCCGAATTAATCGAAGTCGCGCGCAAACATCAATTTATTGCCGATGACGATGAAGATCGCGATACCTTATTGCAATTCCTATTTTCTAGCGTGATTGAGCCGCAAATCGGGCGTGAGGCACCGGTGGCGGTTTATCATTTCCCTTCTTCGCAAGCGGCATTAGCCCAGCTCAGCCCGGAGGATTACCGGGTGGCTGAGCGTTTTGAATTCTATTATCAGGGGCTGGAATTGGCGAATGGTTTCCACGAATTGACGGATGCCGCCGAGCAACAACGCCGTTTTGAATTGGACAATCGGTTACGTGAGAAAAATGGCTTGCCAACCCGTGCTATTGATCATCGTTTTTTAGCTGCTTTACAAGCCGGTATTCCGAATACCTCAGGCGTAGCTTTGGGACTGGATAGACTGATTATGCTGGCATTGGGGTTGAATGATATTAGCCAAGTCATTTCCTTCGGGATTGAAAATGCGTAA
- the frdA gene encoding fumarate reductase (quinol) flavoprotein subunit, with translation MQTVNVDIAIVGAGGGGLRAAIAAAEANPNLKVALVSKVYPMRSHTVAAEGGAAAVIKEEDSYDKHFHDTVAGGDWLCEQDVVEYFVEHSPVEMTQLERWGCPWSRKTDGDVNVRRFGGMKIERTWFAADKTGFHLLHTLFQTSIQYPQIIRFDEHFVLDILVDDGHARGMVAMNMMEGTLVQINANAVVIATGGGCRAFKFNTNGGIVTGDGLSMAYRHGVPLRDMEFVQYHPTGLPNTGILMTEGCRGEGGILVNKDGYRYLQDYGLGPETPIGKPQNKYMELGPRDKVSQAFWQEWKKGNTLKTAKGVDVVHLDLRHLGEKYLHERLPFICELASAYEGVNPVEQPIPVRPVVHYTMGGIEVDYNSETRVKGLFAVGECASSGLHGANRLGSNSLAELVVLGRVAGEYAAQRAVENHAVNQAAVDAQAKDVVARLEALHKQEGNESWSVIRDEMGTVMEEGCGIYRDQESMQKAVDKIAELKERYKRIRVADNSSVFNTDVLYTVELGYILDVAQAIANSAIERKESRGAHQRLDYTERDDVNYLKHTLAYYNENGSPRIEYSPVKITKSQPAKRVYGAEAEAAEAAAKAKENANG, from the coding sequence GTGCAAACGGTTAATGTCGATATTGCGATTGTTGGTGCCGGTGGTGGCGGATTACGTGCAGCCATTGCAGCCGCAGAAGCAAACCCAAACCTCAAGGTTGCTTTGGTTTCCAAAGTTTATCCAATGCGTAGCCATACGGTTGCAGCAGAAGGCGGTGCTGCCGCAGTTATTAAAGAAGAAGATTCTTACGATAAACACTTCCACGATACCGTTGCCGGTGGTGACTGGTTATGTGAACAAGACGTTGTGGAATATTTTGTTGAACATTCCCCGGTTGAAATGACCCAATTAGAACGTTGGGGTTGCCCTTGGAGTCGTAAAACAGATGGCGATGTTAACGTACGTCGTTTCGGTGGGATGAAAATCGAACGGACTTGGTTTGCTGCCGATAAAACCGGTTTCCACCTGTTACATACCCTTTTCCAAACATCTATTCAATATCCACAAATCATCCGTTTTGATGAGCATTTCGTGCTTGATATCTTAGTTGATGATGGCCATGCTCGCGGTATGGTTGCCATGAATATGATGGAAGGCACACTTGTGCAAATCAACGCAAATGCAGTCGTTATCGCAACCGGTGGTGGTTGTCGTGCATTTAAATTCAACACCAACGGTGGCATTGTAACCGGCGACGGTTTATCTATGGCTTATCGTCACGGTGTCCCACTGCGTGATATGGAATTTGTTCAATATCACCCTACCGGCTTACCGAACACCGGTATTTTAATGACCGAAGGTTGTCGTGGTGAAGGCGGTATTTTAGTGAATAAAGACGGCTACCGTTATCTACAAGATTACGGTTTGGGACCGGAAACCCCAATCGGTAAACCACAAAACAAATATATGGAATTAGGTCCTCGCGATAAAGTTTCACAAGCCTTCTGGCAAGAATGGAAAAAAGGTAACACATTAAAAACTGCTAAAGGTGTTGATGTGGTGCATTTGGATCTTCGCCACCTTGGTGAAAAATATCTGCATGAGCGTCTACCGTTTATTTGTGAATTGGCTAGCGCTTATGAAGGCGTTAATCCTGTGGAACAACCGATTCCAGTACGTCCAGTAGTACACTACACCATGGGCGGTATCGAAGTTGATTACAATAGTGAAACCCGCGTGAAAGGTTTATTTGCAGTAGGCGAATGTGCCTCTTCCGGTTTACATGGTGCAAATCGTTTAGGTTCCAACTCCTTAGCTGAATTAGTTGTGCTTGGCCGTGTAGCCGGTGAATATGCAGCGCAACGCGCAGTTGAAAACCACGCGGTAAATCAAGCGGCTGTTGATGCTCAGGCCAAAGATGTTGTTGCTCGCTTAGAGGCATTGCATAAACAAGAAGGCAATGAATCCTGGTCGGTCATCCGTGATGAAATGGGTACCGTAATGGAAGAAGGTTGTGGTATTTATCGTGACCAAGAAAGTATGCAAAAAGCAGTGGATAAAATCGCCGAATTAAAAGAACGTTATAAACGAATTCGAGTTGCCGATAACTCCAGCGTGTTTAATACCGATGTACTATATACCGTAGAACTTGGTTATATTCTTGACGTAGCCCAAGCAATTGCTAACTCCGCTATTGAACGTAAAGAGTCCCGTGGTGCCCATCAACGTCTGGATTACACAGAACGTGATGATGTGAATTACTTAAAACACACCTTGGCTTACTACAATGAAAACGGCTCACCGCGCATTGAATATAGCCCAGTGAAAATCACCAAATCCCAACCTGCAAAACGTGTTTATGGTGCAGAAGCAGAAGCTGCCGAAGCTGCTGCAAAAGCTAAGGAGAATGCAAATGGCTAA
- a CDS encoding succinate dehydrogenase/fumarate reductase iron-sulfur subunit, with protein sequence MANSPVMNVEILRYNPEVDQEPHLTAYQVPYDNQTSLLDALGYIKDKLEPSLSYRWSCRMAICGSCGMMVNNKPKLACKTFLRDYSGYMRIEPLANFPIERDLVVDLSHFIESLEAIKPYIIGNEAPALDGKPHPSKELQVSRTKQTPAQLEKYRQFSMCINCGLCYAACPQFGLNPEFIGPAAITMAHRYNLDNRDHGKQSRMPILNGKNGVWSCTFVGYCSEVCPKHVDPAAAINQGKVESAKDYVISMLKPKG encoded by the coding sequence ATGGCTAATTCCCCGGTAATGAATGTTGAAATCTTGCGTTACAATCCTGAGGTTGATCAAGAGCCGCATCTTACGGCTTACCAAGTGCCTTATGACAATCAAACCTCATTATTGGATGCGTTAGGTTATATCAAAGATAAATTAGAGCCATCTCTCTCCTATCGTTGGTCATGCCGTATGGCAATCTGCGGTTCTTGTGGGATGATGGTAAACAATAAACCTAAATTGGCCTGTAAAACCTTTTTACGTGATTACAGTGGCTATATGCGTATTGAGCCGCTTGCTAATTTCCCAATTGAACGCGATTTAGTCGTTGATTTAAGCCACTTTATCGAAAGTTTAGAGGCAATTAAACCTTATATCATTGGCAACGAAGCTCCGGCATTAGATGGCAAACCTCACCCATCCAAAGAGTTACAAGTTAGCCGTACCAAACAAACTCCGGCACAACTTGAAAAATATCGTCAATTCTCGATGTGTATCAACTGTGGTTTATGCTATGCCGCTTGTCCACAATTTGGTCTAAATCCGGAATTTATCGGTCCGGCAGCCATCACAATGGCGCACCGTTATAATCTGGATAACCGCGATCATGGTAAACAATCACGGATGCCGATTCTTAACGGTAAAAATGGGGTTTGGTCTTGTACCTTTGTAGGTTATTGCTCTGAAGTTTGTCCTAAACACGTGGATCCAGCTGCAGCTATTAACCAAGGCAAAGTGGAAAGTGCCAAAGATTATGTCATCTCAATGCTCAAACCAAAAGGTTAA
- the frdC gene encoding fumarate reductase subunit FrdC, whose product MSVTVSKRKKYTRPVTSTWWNKLDFYKAYMLREATSIFAVWFCIVLLYGVLCLASNPMPGMGIFDFIGFLKNPIVVFLNIITLVATLYHTVTYFLMTPKVMNIIVKNERLPHYVVRNLLWAVTALVSVVALVLAYI is encoded by the coding sequence ATGTCAGTAACTGTGAGTAAACGTAAAAAATACACACGCCCGGTCACCTCAACCTGGTGGAATAAATTGGATTTCTACAAAGCCTATATGCTTCGTGAAGCCACTTCTATTTTTGCTGTTTGGTTTTGCATCGTATTACTTTATGGCGTGTTGTGCCTCGCTAGTAATCCAATGCCGGGCATGGGCATTTTCGACTTCATCGGTTTCCTAAAAAATCCGATTGTAGTCTTCCTTAATATCATTACTTTAGTGGCAACCTTATACCACACCGTCACTTACTTCCTGATGACACCAAAAGTAATGAACATCATTGTAAAAAATGAACGTCTACCGCACTATGTAGTACGCAATCTACTTTGGGCGGTTACTGCCTTAGTCAGCGTTGTGGCGTTAGTATTGGCTTATATCTAG
- the frdD gene encoding fumarate reductase subunit FrdD, whose amino-acid sequence MVDQNPKRSGEPPVWLMFGAGGTVSAIFFPVVILIIGLLLPFGLVDPANLVIFAYSWIGKIVLLVLTIFPMWCGLHRIHHGMHDLKIHVPAGGFIFYGLATIYTVWVLFAVLSL is encoded by the coding sequence ATGGTTGATCAAAATCCAAAACGTTCCGGTGAACCACCGGTCTGGTTGATGTTCGGTGCCGGCGGTACGGTAAGTGCCATTTTCTTCCCGGTTGTCATTTTAATTATCGGTTTATTATTGCCTTTCGGTTTGGTCGATCCGGCCAACCTGGTCATTTTTGCCTATTCTTGGATTGGTAAAATCGTATTGTTAGTACTCACCATTTTCCCAATGTGGTGTGGCCTACACCGTATTCATCACGGTATGCACGATTTAAAAATCCATGTTCCGGCTGGCGGTTTTATTTTCTACGGTTTAGCGACGATTTATACCGTTTGGGTATTATTCGCAGTGTTAAGTCTATAA
- the ypfJ gene encoding KPN_02809 family neutral zinc metallopeptidase, with protein sequence MRLEGHRRSDNVDDRRGSGGNFGGGKGGIIGLIIVLVGAYYGVDLTGLVDVGGLNQPTESRQSSSEEIHLEDLSRTVLASTEDSWQGYFQRMGKRYANPTLVLYSGYTSTACGTGQAAMGPFYCPNDNQVYLDLSFYQEMKNKLGAAGDSAFAYVIAHEVGHHVQNLLGILPQVNRLRQKSDSKTANQLSVKLELQADCFAGVWARSAVKSGLFELGDEEKAFKAAEAVGDDRLQKRSQGYVVPDSFTHGTSAQRLSWFRKGLQSGDPARCDTFNND encoded by the coding sequence ATGCGTTTAGAGGGACATCGCCGGAGTGATAATGTTGATGACCGACGTGGCAGCGGAGGTAATTTTGGCGGCGGAAAAGGCGGTATTATCGGACTGATTATTGTATTGGTCGGAGCCTATTATGGTGTCGATTTAACCGGTTTAGTGGATGTTGGCGGTTTAAATCAACCCACAGAAAGCAGACAAAGCTCAAGCGAGGAAATTCACTTAGAGGATCTTTCCCGTACTGTGTTGGCTAGCACAGAGGACAGTTGGCAAGGGTATTTTCAGAGAATGGGTAAACGTTATGCCAATCCAACCTTAGTGCTTTATAGCGGTTATACTTCCACAGCTTGTGGTACCGGACAGGCTGCAATGGGGCCATTTTATTGCCCGAATGACAATCAGGTTTATTTGGATTTGTCTTTTTATCAGGAAATGAAAAATAAATTGGGCGCAGCGGGGGATTCGGCGTTTGCTTATGTGATTGCTCACGAAGTTGGTCATCATGTGCAGAATCTGTTAGGTATTTTGCCACAGGTAAATCGATTACGGCAGAAATCTGACAGCAAAACGGCTAATCAGCTTTCAGTTAAATTAGAATTACAAGCAGACTGCTTTGCCGGTGTTTGGGCAAGGAGTGCGGTGAAGAGTGGATTATTTGAACTAGGCGATGAGGAAAAAGCCTTTAAAGCAGCGGAAGCCGTAGGTGATGATCGTTTGCAAAAACGCAGCCAGGGTTATGTGGTGCCGGATAGTTTTACGCATGGTACTTCGGCACAACGTTTGAGCTGGTTTAGAAAAGGGTTACAAAGTGGTGATCCTGCACGATGTGATACTTTTAATAATGATTAA
- the lysM gene encoding peptidoglycan-binding protein LysM, which translates to MGLFDFVSDIGKKVFSKEEDASKAVTDHINADNPGIENLNVSVQNGTATIHGVASTAAALEKAVLMAGNIQGISNVTINADIGNGESLAGDDAFYVIQKGDTLWKIAETHYGNGAKYTAIVDANREVIKDADKIFPGQKIRLPKSL; encoded by the coding sequence ATGGGTTTATTCGATTTTGTCAGCGATATCGGTAAAAAAGTATTTTCTAAAGAAGAAGATGCATCAAAAGCCGTCACCGACCACATCAATGCCGACAATCCAGGGATTGAAAATCTTAATGTGAGCGTACAAAACGGTACTGCAACCATTCATGGCGTAGCTTCGACTGCTGCTGCGTTAGAAAAAGCCGTTCTCATGGCTGGCAACATCCAAGGTATCAGCAATGTAACCATTAATGCCGATATCGGTAACGGGGAATCCTTGGCGGGTGACGATGCCTTTTATGTTATTCAAAAAGGTGACACCCTTTGGAAAATTGCCGAAACCCACTACGGTAATGGTGCCAAATATACTGCAATCGTAGATGCCAACAGAGAAGTTATCAAAGATGCGGATAAGATCTTCCCTGGTCAAAAAATCCGTTTACCAAAATCGCTTTAA
- the tig gene encoding trigger factor, whose translation MSLNIETTQGLERRVTITVPAETVEKAIREEFKRAAKNVRVDGFRKGHVPAHIIEQRFGASIRQDVLNDLLPRHFFDAVIAEKINIAGRPTFAIETFEAGKDLAFTATFEVYPEVELKGLENIKVEKPTVEINETDVDNMIDVLRKQQATWAESNDAAKADSRVTIDFVGSVDGEEFDGGKASDFVLFMGQGRMIPGFEDGIVGHKAGEQFDINVTFPAEYHAENLKGKDAKFAITLKKVEEMELPELTDEFVAKFGPNTKTVADLRAEIRKNMERELKNALVSRVKQQVINGLIEQNPIDVPASAIEEEINVLRNQAAQRFGGNAQQAAQLPRELFEADAKRRVQVGLLFSEVIKSNELKVDDERAKAMIADIASAYEQPAEVIEYYSKNEELMNNIRNVVLEEQAVDAVLAKAQVTEKPSSFNEIMNPQA comes from the coding sequence ATGTCATTAAATATTGAAACAACTCAAGGTTTAGAGCGTCGTGTGACGATCACCGTTCCGGCTGAAACCGTAGAAAAAGCGATCCGTGAAGAATTCAAACGCGCAGCTAAAAATGTGCGCGTAGACGGTTTCCGTAAAGGCCACGTTCCGGCTCACATTATTGAACAACGTTTTGGCGCATCTATCCGTCAAGATGTACTAAATGATCTATTACCTCGTCATTTCTTTGACGCGGTTATTGCAGAAAAAATCAACATTGCAGGTCGTCCGACTTTTGCAATCGAAACCTTTGAAGCTGGTAAAGATTTAGCTTTCACTGCAACTTTTGAAGTATATCCAGAAGTGGAATTAAAAGGTTTAGAAAACATTAAAGTTGAAAAACCAACCGTAGAAATCAACGAAACCGATGTCGACAATATGATCGATGTATTACGTAAACAACAAGCTACTTGGGCTGAAAGCAACGATGCAGCGAAAGCGGATTCCCGTGTAACTATCGATTTCGTCGGTTCTGTTGACGGTGAAGAATTCGATGGTGGCAAAGCTTCCGACTTCGTATTATTCATGGGCCAAGGTCGTATGATTCCAGGATTCGAAGATGGCATCGTTGGTCACAAAGCAGGCGAACAATTCGATATCAATGTGACTTTCCCAGCGGAATATCATGCTGAAAACTTAAAAGGTAAAGACGCGAAATTTGCGATCACCTTGAAAAAAGTAGAAGAAATGGAATTACCGGAACTTACCGATGAATTCGTTGCTAAATTTGGTCCTAACACCAAAACTGTTGCCGATTTACGTGCAGAAATCCGTAAAAACATGGAACGTGAATTAAAAAATGCATTGGTTTCCCGCGTTAAACAACAAGTGATCAATGGCTTAATCGAACAAAACCCTATTGATGTTCCAGCTTCAGCGATTGAAGAGGAAATCAATGTGTTACGTAACCAAGCTGCACAACGTTTTGGTGGTAATGCACAACAAGCAGCACAATTACCACGTGAATTATTTGAAGCTGATGCAAAACGTCGCGTGCAAGTCGGTTTATTGTTCTCTGAAGTGATCAAATCAAACGAATTAAAAGTTGATGATGAACGCGCGAAAGCAATGATTGCCGATATCGCATCAGCTTATGAACAACCGGCTGAAGTGATCGAATACTACAGCAAAAACGAAGAATTGATGAACAATATTCGTAATGTAGTGTTGGAAGAACAAGCCGTTGATGCAGTATTAGCAAAAGCGCAAGTTACTGAAAAACCATCTAGCTTCAATGAAATTATGAATCCACAAGCATAA
- the clpP gene encoding ATP-dependent Clp endopeptidase proteolytic subunit ClpP — MSVIPMVVEQTSRGERSYDIYSRLLKERVIFLSGEVEDHMANLIVAQLLFLESEDPDKDINIYINSPGGSVTAGMAIYDTMQFIKPDVRTLCIGQACSMGAFLLAGGTAGKRAALPNARVMIHQPLGGFRGQASDIQIHAQEILKIKQTLNDRLAFHTGQSIERIEKDTDRDNFMSAQEAKDYGLVDAVLLKREG; from the coding sequence ATGAGTGTAATTCCTATGGTCGTCGAGCAAACCTCCCGCGGTGAGCGCTCTTACGATATTTATTCGCGTCTATTAAAAGAACGCGTTATCTTTTTAAGCGGCGAAGTTGAAGACCACATGGCCAACCTAATTGTGGCACAACTGCTTTTCTTAGAATCTGAAGATCCCGATAAAGATATTAATATCTACATCAATTCGCCTGGTGGCTCTGTTACAGCGGGAATGGCAATCTACGACACCATGCAATTTATCAAGCCCGATGTGCGAACATTGTGTATTGGTCAAGCTTGCTCAATGGGGGCATTTTTATTAGCCGGGGGGACTGCAGGCAAACGCGCGGCATTACCTAATGCCCGTGTGATGATTCACCAACCATTGGGTGGTTTCCGCGGACAAGCCTCGGATATTCAAATTCATGCACAAGAAATCTTAAAGATCAAGCAAACCTTAAATGATCGTTTAGCATTCCATACCGGGCAAAGCATCGAACGCATTGAAAAAGACACCGACCGAGATAATTTTATGTCGGCACAAGAAGCCAAAGATTACGGTCTCGTTGATGCTGTTTTGCTAAAACGTGAAGGATAA